One genomic region from Solirubrobacterales bacterium encodes:
- a CDS encoding glycosyltransferase: MGEAAAGTLAAVDLSYCIVNTNGGELLKKCLDAIENWTPEGVSYETLLLDNASDDGSPEYAAGREHVRLIQLTRREGKAANDSRLLREARGEFALLLNEDSEITEGAVAALIEALRADPDAAAAGALLMNADGVAQPCAWKFTSVGTALAGVFWLHRVFTVQSGGSETRRVDWAQSAALLLRTERSNAIGNLDEDFFVYGDEVDLCKRLADAGGYTLYVPGAKVFHREGLSHGDSARRRIVEYHRGRDLYMRKHHGAAQAGIVRVLVAITYLERALASAITRRHEPKRFLWHARAAIQPSHGQGLREAAAAWNEAHGV; encoded by the coding sequence CTGGGCGAGGCGGCGGCCGGTACGCTCGCGGCCGTGGATCTGTCGTATTGCATCGTCAACACCAACGGCGGCGAGCTGCTGAAGAAGTGCCTCGACGCGATCGAGAATTGGACGCCGGAGGGCGTTTCCTACGAGACGCTGCTGCTTGACAATGCTTCTGATGATGGGTCGCCGGAGTACGCGGCTGGGCGCGAGCATGTGCGGTTGATTCAGCTGACGCGGCGTGAGGGCAAGGCGGCGAATGACTCGCGGCTCTTGCGTGAGGCTCGGGGTGAGTTTGCGTTGCTGCTCAACGAGGATTCCGAAATCACCGAAGGTGCGGTCGCTGCCCTGATCGAGGCGCTGCGAGCTGATCCCGATGCCGCTGCTGCTGGCGCGTTGCTGATGAACGCCGACGGAGTCGCGCAGCCGTGTGCTTGGAAGTTCACGAGCGTTGGCACGGCGCTCGCCGGTGTCTTCTGGCTGCATCGCGTCTTCACTGTTCAGAGCGGTGGCAGCGAGACTCGCCGGGTTGACTGGGCTCAGTCTGCGGCGTTGCTCTTGCGAACCGAACGCTCGAACGCAATCGGGAACCTTGATGAGGACTTCTTCGTCTACGGCGATGAGGTGGATCTGTGCAAGCGACTTGCTGACGCCGGCGGCTACACGCTCTACGTGCCTGGCGCGAAGGTCTTTCACCGCGAGGGGCTCTCCCACGGTGACTCTGCGAGGCGGCGGATCGTGGAGTATCACCGCGGGCGCGATCTCTACATGCGCAAGCACCATGGGGCAGCTCAGGCGGGGATCGTGCGCGTGCTCGTCGCGATCACCTACCTCGAGCGCGCGCTCGCATCTGCGATCACTCGGCGGCACGAGCCGAAACGATTTCTTTGGCACGCACGTGCGGCGATCCAACCGTCTCACGGCCAAGGTCTGCGTGAAGCTGCCGCGGCCTGGAACGAAGCGCACGGTGTGTGA